From the Montipora capricornis isolate CH-2021 chromosome 2, ASM3666992v2, whole genome shotgun sequence genome, one window contains:
- the LOC138022926 gene encoding acid-sensing ion channel 1C-like isoform X2: MLIWMCVSLVMRYLEKPVVSRMEMSFEESLEFPAVTICNLNMLRRSQLKRKEMIERIIQQVNRRRQTEENSQEEMKTGNMTSTTSVSFKNNLEVLKDVKRKSLLSTAKTPEEREMLLSVGMDTVSLESNLLHMMMKNITEDKLTSLGHDLTEMLKYCRWSYYSCHEGSLKYLWRHFWHWKYGNCYVFNSGLTENGTKVPVMTANRAGPYYGLEMDIFVNQRDYTSLTDEAGIRVVLSDQARMPFPFDEGFSVPTGFATSVGIKKRHIKRVDPYMNDSCLDETRQGHKAYGNIYSEKYHVNYSCQACRMSCLALKEVQMCNCSEPKFPINSSACFSLEQHSCITDVYVKFKARRLDCISKCPQPCFENVFSFTVSSARWSKAFSRRIQKKYRLGKSFGNAAIISENFVRLQIFYEDLSLAKTINEEAYKVENLLADIGGQLGLWIGVSVITVVEVVEFLTSFLTYLWIKRQREIKPIK; the protein is encoded by the exons ATGTTGATCTGGATGTGCGTTTCGTTGGTGATGAGGTACCTAGAAAAACCTGTTGTGTCCAGAATGGAGATGAGCTTTGAAGAG TCTCTAGAGTTTCCTGCTGTTACGATCTGCAATCTGAACATGCTGCGAAGAAGTCAGTTAAAGAGAAAGGAGATGATTGAACGGATAATCCAACAAGTCAACAGAAGACGACAAACGGAAGAAAACTCTCAGGAGGAAATGAAAACCGGGAACATGACAAGTACGACAAGTGTGAGCTTTAAGAACAATCTAGAGGTCTTGAAAGACGTCAAAAGGAAGTCATTGTTGTCGACAGCAAAAACGCCAGAGGAAAGAGAAATGCTTTTGAGTGTTGGAATGGACACCGTATCTTTAGAGTCAAATCTCCTGCACATGATGATGAAAAATATTACTGAAGATAAGCTCACTTCCCTTGGACATGATTTGACTGAAATGTTAAAGTACTGCCGATGGTCCTATTACAGTTGTCACGAAGG GAGTCTTAAGTATCTTTGGCGACATTTCTGGCATTGGAAATACGGTAACTGTTATGTCTTCAACTCTGGCTTGACAGAAAATGGCACAAAAGTTCCTGTCATGACAGCAAACAGGGCGGGACCGTACTACG GCCTGGAGATGGATATCTTTGTAAATCAAAGAGATTACACAAGCCTGACTGACGAAGCCGGGATCCGCGTTGTTCTTTCAGACCAAGCTCGCATGCCTTTTCCGTTCGATGAAGGTTTCAGTGTTCCAACAGGATTTGCAACGTCAGTGGGAATCAAGaaa AGACACATCAAACGTGTGGACCCATACATGAATGATAGCTGCTTGGATGAAACTAGGCAAGGACACAAGGCCTATGGTAATATCTATAGCGAAAAATATCACGTCAATTACTCTTGTCAG GCCTGTAGAATGTCCTGTTTAGCTCTGAAGGAAGTACAAATGTGTAACTGCTCCGAACCGAAGTTCCCTATTAACAGCTCAGCTTGCTTCAGTTTGGAGCAAC ATAGTTGTATAACAGACGTTTATGTCAAGTTCAAAGCCAGACGACTGGACTGCATTTCCAAGTGTCCTCAGCCATGTTT TGAAAACGTGTTCAGTTTTACAGTGTCAAGTGCTCGATGGTCAAAGGCCTTCAGT AGAAGGATACAGAAAAAGTACAGATTGGGCAAGTCCTTCGGTAATGCTGCTATAATAAG TGAAAACTTTGTAAGACTGCAAATATTCTACGAAGATCTGAGCCTGGCAAAGACTATCAACGAAGAGGCATACAAG GTTGAAAATCTATTGGCGGACATTGGAGGTCAGTTAGGATTATGGATAGGTGTTTCAGTAATAACTGTTGTCGAGGTAGTGGAGTTTCTAACCAGCTTTCTTACTTACCTGTGGATTAAGCGACAAAGAGAAATAAAGCCAATAAAATGA
- the LOC138022926 gene encoding acid-sensing ion channel 1C-like isoform X1: protein MSKGNDICDDFSRIPGAIDFPVSKGNTSLKRSILLPGQQTISHQQEATTDHKERELSSFREVLSTFADSTSAHGVGNIAAASSLPRRLVWFVITVGLYVMLIWMCVSLVMRYLEKPVVSRMEMSFEESLEFPAVTICNLNMLRRSQLKRKEMIERIIQQVNRRRQTEENSQEEMKTGNMTSTTSVSFKNNLEVLKDVKRKSLLSTAKTPEEREMLLSVGMDTVSLESNLLHMMMKNITEDKLTSLGHDLTEMLKYCRWSYYSCHEGSLKYLWRHFWHWKYGNCYVFNSGLTENGTKVPVMTANRAGPYYGLEMDIFVNQRDYTSLTDEAGIRVVLSDQARMPFPFDEGFSVPTGFATSVGIKKRHIKRVDPYMNDSCLDETRQGHKAYGNIYSEKYHVNYSCQACRMSCLALKEVQMCNCSEPKFPINSSACFSLEQHSCITDVYVKFKARRLDCISKCPQPCFENVFSFTVSSARWSKAFSRRIQKKYRLGKSFGNAAIISENFVRLQIFYEDLSLAKTINEEAYKVENLLADIGGQLGLWIGVSVITVVEVVEFLTSFLTYLWIKRQREIKPIK, encoded by the exons ATGTCAAAAGGAAACGATATTTGCGACGATTTTTC TCGTATTCCTGGAGCCATAGACTTCCCAGTCAGCAAAGGTAACACTTCCCTCAAGAGGAGCATTCTTTTGCCTGGACAACAAACCATTTCACATCAACAAGAAGCTACGACAGACCACAAGGAGAGGGAGCTCTCATCCTTCAGGGAGGTTTTGTCAACTTTCGCAGACTCCACATCTGCGCATGGCGTCGGCAACATTGCCGCAGCTTCTAGCTTACCAAGGCGGTTGGTGTGGTTTGTGATTACGGTCGGATTGTATGTGATGTTGATCTGGATGTGCGTTTCGTTGGTGATGAGGTACCTAGAAAAACCTGTTGTGTCCAGAATGGAGATGAGCTTTGAAGAG TCTCTAGAGTTTCCTGCTGTTACGATCTGCAATCTGAACATGCTGCGAAGAAGTCAGTTAAAGAGAAAGGAGATGATTGAACGGATAATCCAACAAGTCAACAGAAGACGACAAACGGAAGAAAACTCTCAGGAGGAAATGAAAACCGGGAACATGACAAGTACGACAAGTGTGAGCTTTAAGAACAATCTAGAGGTCTTGAAAGACGTCAAAAGGAAGTCATTGTTGTCGACAGCAAAAACGCCAGAGGAAAGAGAAATGCTTTTGAGTGTTGGAATGGACACCGTATCTTTAGAGTCAAATCTCCTGCACATGATGATGAAAAATATTACTGAAGATAAGCTCACTTCCCTTGGACATGATTTGACTGAAATGTTAAAGTACTGCCGATGGTCCTATTACAGTTGTCACGAAGG GAGTCTTAAGTATCTTTGGCGACATTTCTGGCATTGGAAATACGGTAACTGTTATGTCTTCAACTCTGGCTTGACAGAAAATGGCACAAAAGTTCCTGTCATGACAGCAAACAGGGCGGGACCGTACTACG GCCTGGAGATGGATATCTTTGTAAATCAAAGAGATTACACAAGCCTGACTGACGAAGCCGGGATCCGCGTTGTTCTTTCAGACCAAGCTCGCATGCCTTTTCCGTTCGATGAAGGTTTCAGTGTTCCAACAGGATTTGCAACGTCAGTGGGAATCAAGaaa AGACACATCAAACGTGTGGACCCATACATGAATGATAGCTGCTTGGATGAAACTAGGCAAGGACACAAGGCCTATGGTAATATCTATAGCGAAAAATATCACGTCAATTACTCTTGTCAG GCCTGTAGAATGTCCTGTTTAGCTCTGAAGGAAGTACAAATGTGTAACTGCTCCGAACCGAAGTTCCCTATTAACAGCTCAGCTTGCTTCAGTTTGGAGCAAC ATAGTTGTATAACAGACGTTTATGTCAAGTTCAAAGCCAGACGACTGGACTGCATTTCCAAGTGTCCTCAGCCATGTTT TGAAAACGTGTTCAGTTTTACAGTGTCAAGTGCTCGATGGTCAAAGGCCTTCAGT AGAAGGATACAGAAAAAGTACAGATTGGGCAAGTCCTTCGGTAATGCTGCTATAATAAG TGAAAACTTTGTAAGACTGCAAATATTCTACGAAGATCTGAGCCTGGCAAAGACTATCAACGAAGAGGCATACAAG GTTGAAAATCTATTGGCGGACATTGGAGGTCAGTTAGGATTATGGATAGGTGTTTCAGTAATAACTGTTGTCGAGGTAGTGGAGTTTCTAACCAGCTTTCTTACTTACCTGTGGATTAAGCGACAAAGAGAAATAAAGCCAATAAAATGA
- the LOC138020630 gene encoding uncharacterized protein, translated as MVQTQCAEFVVNSRKPLTISWQGAKTEHLHRHDKAAMYLHWYICKELNINKEEKWLKHEPHTVTEKDNITVLWDMPIQTDREIKANRPNIVIKAKQEKSCLLIDMSIPTEKNTSVKFTEKLSKYKDLEIEIERMWGMKATTIPVVSGALRSIKKGLEKHIKQIPGNIKITELQKIALLGTSHILRKTLSLK; from the coding sequence ATGGTACAGACCCAATGTGCAGAATTTGTTGTCAATTCCAGGAAACCATTGACCATATCGTGGCAGGGTGCCAAAACTGAACACCTACACAGACACGACAAAGCCGCCATGTACCTACACTGGTACATCTGCAAAGagctaaatataaacaaagaaGAGAAATGGTTAAAGCATGAACCTCATACCGTAACAGAAAAAGACAACATCACAGTCCTGTGGGATATGCCAATACAGACAGACCGTGAGATAAAGGCAAACAGAccaaacattgttataaaagCCAAACAAGAGAAAAGCTGCCTACTCATTGATATGTCCATCCCCACTGAAAAGAACACGTCAGTTAAATTTACGgaaaaactttcaaaatataaagACCTCGAAATCGAGATTGAACGAATGTGGGGGATGAAGGCCACAACGATTCCAGTGGTGAGTGGAGCACTGAGATCAATAAAAAAGGGCTTGGAGAAACACATCAAACAAATCCCGGGTAACATCAAAATTACTGAACTACAGAAGATTGCACTACTAGGAACATCACACATCCTAAGAAAGACACTCTCTTTGAAATAG